One window of Triticum dicoccoides isolate Atlit2015 ecotype Zavitan chromosome 5A, WEW_v2.0, whole genome shotgun sequence genomic DNA carries:
- the LOC119296963 gene encoding LEAF RUST 10 DISEASE-RESISTANCE LOCUS RECEPTOR-LIKE PROTEIN KINASE-like 2.1 has translation MTGTFAEKLGQGGFGVVYRGGLSSGRQIAVKMLKNSKSDVEEFINEVASISTTSHVNVVTLLGFCFEGSKRALIYDYMPNGSLERYAFKHSSKGEHILSWEKLFDIAVDIARRLEYLHRGCNTRIVHFDIKPHNILLDQDFCPKISDFGMAKLCQNKESVVSIGGARGTIGYIAPEVYSKQFGAVSSKSDVYSYGMMVLEMVGARDKRINANSECSSQYFPQWIYENLDEYCLGASESNGEIKEIARKMIVVGLWCIQLSVSNRPTMTRVVEMLEGSTGSLELPPQVLLS, from the coding sequence ATGACAGGGACCTTTGCTGAAAAGCTAGGTCAAGGTGGATTTGGTGTTGTTTACAGAGGTGGCCTCTCCAGTGGCCGTCAGATAGCAGTCAAGATGCTTAAGAACTCCAAGTCTGATGTTGAGGAATTCATCAATGAGGTAGCCAGCATCAGCACAACTTCTCATGTCAACGTTGTTACCCTCTTAGGATTTTGCTTTGAAGGATCCAAGAGGGCACTAATCTATGACTATATGCCTAATGGTTCGCTTGAAAGATATGCTTTCAAACACAGTTCTAAGGGTGAACATATTCTAAGTTGGGAGAAATTATTTGATATAGCAGTTGATATTGCTCGTAGACTTGAATATCTCCACCGAGGATGCAATACTCGCATAGTGCATTTTGATATCAAACCCCACAACATTCTATTGGATCAAGATTTTTGTCCTAAGATCTCTGATTTTGGGATGGCCAAATTGTGCCAGAATAAAGAAAGTGTTGTCTCCATTGGTGGTGCAAGAGGAACAATTGGCTATATTGCCCCCGAGGTCTACTCAAAGCAATTTGGAGCAGTAAGTAGCAAGTCTGATGTCTACAGTTATGGAATGATGGTCCTTGAGATGGTTGGGGCAAGGGATAAGAGAATCAATGCAAATAGTGAATGTAGCAGCCAATATTTCCCGCAGTGGATTTATGAAAATTTAGATGAATACTGTCTTGGTGCTTCTGAGAGTAATGGCGAGATCAAAGAGATTGCAAGGAAGATGATAGTTGTTGGGTTGTGGTGTATACAGCTAAGTGTTAGTAATCGACCAACTATGACTAGAGTCGTCGAGATGCTAGAAGGAAGCACAGGTAGCCTGGAATTACCACCACAAGTGCTCTTAAGTTGA